The genome window ATGTCCCACCCTCAACATAGACCATGCCGGGAGGAGGTGTGATATGTTTTTAGGAATAATAAACGGCGTATCTGCCATAGCCATCCCACTACTCATCCTGGCAATTGTTGGTCATGGCTGGTACAAAAAAGTTAAAGTTTATGAAGTATTTACCGAAGGAGCCAAAGAAGGCTTCACCGTGGCAGTGAGAATTATTCCATTTCTCGTTGCAATTCTGGTTGCCATCGGCGCATTTAGATCCTCTGGGGCACTTGATCTCCTGACCAGTTTGTTGGCTCCATTGACCTCCTGGATTGGTATGCCCGGCGAGGTGATCCCCATGGCGCTCATGAGACCGCTCAGCGGGAGTGGTGCAATGGGTATTGTTTCTGAATTAATCAACACCTATGGTGCGGATTCGATGATCGCCCGCATGGCAGCTGTCATGGAGGGGTCAACCGAGACAACTTTTTTTATATTGGCAGTCTATTTTGGTTCCGTGGGAGTGAAAAAAACACGGCACGCACTACCGGCGGCACTCACTGCTGATCTGGCTGGTATCATAGCTGCTGTTGTTGTGACTCAGGTAGTTTTTGGATAAAGTATATTATGAAAAATATTGGATTAGCAGGATTTGGGTTCATCGGGAGTTTTCTTTATGATCGTCTGAAAGACAATAAAGAGATTTCGGTGCAAGCAGTGTGGGAGCCTATCCCACAGAAAACCAAGTTTCTTGACAGACAAATCGTGTGTAAGGATTTAGAGGATTTGGGATCCCGGCCATTGGACTTAATTGTAGAAGTTGCACATGCAGACGTTGTAAAGGCTCTCTTGCCCTTCATTAAATCTGATGCTGATTTAATGCTGGCCTCCATGACATGCCTGTCTGATCCAGATATCCGCAACCGAATAGAGCAGGATGCTGTTCATTACGGCCGAAAAATATTCTTACCCCATGGAGCTGTACTTGGTCTAGACGGCCTGCGCGATGGCAGGTCACTCTTGGATAGTGTCTCTATCACAACCACCAAGCATCCTCAAAGTCTGGGAATCACCGACAGTCAGATTATAAAACCTGAGGTCCTTTTTGAAGGATCTACACTGGACGCCTGTAACAAATTCCCACGAAATGTCAATGTTCACGCCGCAATA of Candidatus Neomarinimicrobiota bacterium contains these proteins:
- a CDS encoding spore maturation protein, with translation MFLGIINGVSAIAIPLLILAIVGHGWYKKVKVYEVFTEGAKEGFTVAVRIIPFLVAILVAIGAFRSSGALDLLTSLLAPLTSWIGMPGEVIPMALMRPLSGSGAMGIVSELINTYGADSMIARMAAVMEGSTETTFFILAVYFGSVGVKKTRHALPAALTADLAGIIAAVVVTQVVFG
- a CDS encoding DUF108 domain-containing protein, encoding MKNIGLAGFGFIGSFLYDRLKDNKEISVQAVWEPIPQKTKFLDRQIVCKDLEDLGSRPLDLIVEVAHADVVKALLPFIKSDADLMLASMTCLSDPDIRNRIEQDAVHYGRKIFLPHGAVLGLDGLRDGRSLLDSVSITTTKHPQSLGITDSQIIKPEVLFEGSTLDACNKFPRNVNVHAAIALAGLGFEATRSVIIADPNTNKMHHRIEVHGRGLNWNLEIESFSAGEVTGSYTPESLYQSLLTILSEDNGFCFV